A genomic region of Cygnus atratus isolate AKBS03 ecotype Queensland, Australia chromosome 13, CAtr_DNAZoo_HiC_assembly, whole genome shotgun sequence contains the following coding sequences:
- the LOC118245329 gene encoding hepatocyte cell adhesion molecule-like isoform X1, whose amino-acid sequence MSFAGYLLLLLKGSCLAAEMTLTVAEEGSSVMMHAPAIKNVNLTEWEYIRDSTPQFILQYYADSQLITIYPAYKDRVVFYQNNGSFVLQKLREMDSGIYKATVDLMQDKARMTSLRVIKPLPQPKLLSSSNLAGSLINLTCMLPEGMVADVSWKKDGHPLPPEKCCRLTWKTTMLQIRKAEKSDCGSYSCIINNSVSWKEAALNLTVTGLTPPVRAAQMMTAAALVLAAISAVLFVIQLCQLGKHKLGKEAWKWLMMTILGLLCTSSLLLFAASVIWMQEDGHSAAFILLGLFLVAVIVATALTAVAMAPCRPAVLTHFRSKGWHRVILCITATTLVVNLLFTSLLLHSFHQLHAERGCSEAVDLTIGFIIPAVAALPIPLLLFRCSYKNKREKQQQPDTQEATHSLQATSTSVTRCPLQVSPSPVAAEPHNVTMNI is encoded by the exons ATGTCCTTCGCAGGCT acctgctgctgcttttgaaggGGTCCTGTCTTGCAGCAGAAATGACACTAACAGTGGCAGAGGAAGGATCCTCTGTCATGATGCACGCACCGGCTATCAAGAATGTGAACTTGACCGAGTGGGAATACATAAGAGACAGCACCCCCCAATTCATCCTGCAGTACTATGCGGACTCACAGTTAATAACCATTTACCCAGCTTACAAAGACAGAGTGGTTTTCTACCAAAACAATGGCTCCTTTGTCCTGCAGAAGCTGCGAGAGATGGACAGTGGCATCTATAAAGCAACAGTTGACTTGATGCAGGACAAAGCAAGAATGACCTCTCTTAGAGTGATCA agcCCTTGCCCCAGCCCAagctcctgagcagctcaaacCTGGCCGGTTCACTCATCAACCTGACCTGCATGCTGCCAGAAGGAATGGTGGCTGATGTCTCCTGGAAGAAGGACGGACATCCCCTTCCTCCTGAAAAGTGCTGTCGGCTCACTTGGAAGACCACCATGCTGCAGATAAGGAAGGCAGAGAAGTCGGATTGCGGCTCCTACTCCTGCATAATCAACAACTCCGTAAGCTGGAAGGAGGCAGCCCTCAACCTGACCGTGACAG GTCTTACACCTCCTGTCCGTGCTGCACAGATGATGACCGCTGCTGCGCTGGTGCTCGCTGCTATCTCTGCCGTCCTCTTCGTTATCCAGCTCTGTCAGCTGGGGAAGCACAAACTCG GAAAGGAAGCATGGAAATGGTTAATGATGACCATTCTAGGGCTGCTGTGcacctcttctctcctcctgttTGCTGCCTCTGTCATCTGGATGCAGGAAGATG GTCATTCCGCTGCCTTCATCCTGCTCGGGCTTTTCCTCGTGGCTGTGATCGTGGCCACGGCGCTGACAGCGGTGGCGATGGCGCCGTGCAGACCAGCAGTGCTCACACACTTCAGGTCCAAAGGCT ggCACCGTGTCATCCTGTGCATTACAGCCACGACGCTGGTAGTCAACCTGCTGTTcaccagcctcctgctccacaGCTTCCATCAGCTCCACG CAGAGCGGGGCTGCTCAGAGGCTGTCGATCTGACCATCGGCTTCATCATTCCTGCTGTGGCAGCCCTCCCCATACCGCTGCTCCTCTTCCGGTGTT CTTACAAGAATAAGcgggagaagcagcagcagccggacACCCAGGAGGCCACCCACAGCTTACAGGCCACGTCCACCTCGGTGACTCGCTGCCCACTTCAGGTGTCTCCTTCTCCGGTTGCTGCAGAGCCTCATAATGtaacaatgaatatttaa
- the LOC118245329 gene encoding hepatocyte cell adhesion molecule-like isoform X2 — MSFAGYLLLLLKGSCLAAEMTLTVAEEGSSVMMHAPAIKNVNLTEWEYIRDSTPQFILQYYADSQLITIYPAYKDRVVFYQNNGSFVLQKLREMDSGIYKATVDLMQDKARMTSLRVIKPLPQPKLLSSSNLAGSLINLTCMLPEGMVADVSWKKDGHPLPPEKCCRLTWKTTMLQIRKAEKSDCGSYSCIINNSVSWKEAALNLTVTGLTPPVRAAQMMTAAALVLAAISAVLFVIQLCQLGKHKLGKEAWKWLMMTILGLLCTSSLLLFAASVIWMQEDGHSAAFILLGLFLVAVIVATALTAVAMAPCRPAVLTHFRSKGWHRVILCITATTLVVNLLFTSLLLHSFHQLHERGCSEAVDLTIGFIIPAVAALPIPLLLFRCSYKNKREKQQQPDTQEATHSLQATSTSVTRCPLQVSPSPVAAEPHNVTMNI, encoded by the exons ATGTCCTTCGCAGGCT acctgctgctgcttttgaaggGGTCCTGTCTTGCAGCAGAAATGACACTAACAGTGGCAGAGGAAGGATCCTCTGTCATGATGCACGCACCGGCTATCAAGAATGTGAACTTGACCGAGTGGGAATACATAAGAGACAGCACCCCCCAATTCATCCTGCAGTACTATGCGGACTCACAGTTAATAACCATTTACCCAGCTTACAAAGACAGAGTGGTTTTCTACCAAAACAATGGCTCCTTTGTCCTGCAGAAGCTGCGAGAGATGGACAGTGGCATCTATAAAGCAACAGTTGACTTGATGCAGGACAAAGCAAGAATGACCTCTCTTAGAGTGATCA agcCCTTGCCCCAGCCCAagctcctgagcagctcaaacCTGGCCGGTTCACTCATCAACCTGACCTGCATGCTGCCAGAAGGAATGGTGGCTGATGTCTCCTGGAAGAAGGACGGACATCCCCTTCCTCCTGAAAAGTGCTGTCGGCTCACTTGGAAGACCACCATGCTGCAGATAAGGAAGGCAGAGAAGTCGGATTGCGGCTCCTACTCCTGCATAATCAACAACTCCGTAAGCTGGAAGGAGGCAGCCCTCAACCTGACCGTGACAG GTCTTACACCTCCTGTCCGTGCTGCACAGATGATGACCGCTGCTGCGCTGGTGCTCGCTGCTATCTCTGCCGTCCTCTTCGTTATCCAGCTCTGTCAGCTGGGGAAGCACAAACTCG GAAAGGAAGCATGGAAATGGTTAATGATGACCATTCTAGGGCTGCTGTGcacctcttctctcctcctgttTGCTGCCTCTGTCATCTGGATGCAGGAAGATG GTCATTCCGCTGCCTTCATCCTGCTCGGGCTTTTCCTCGTGGCTGTGATCGTGGCCACGGCGCTGACAGCGGTGGCGATGGCGCCGTGCAGACCAGCAGTGCTCACACACTTCAGGTCCAAAGGCT ggCACCGTGTCATCCTGTGCATTACAGCCACGACGCTGGTAGTCAACCTGCTGTTcaccagcctcctgctccacaGCTTCCATCAGCTCCACG AGCGGGGCTGCTCAGAGGCTGTCGATCTGACCATCGGCTTCATCATTCCTGCTGTGGCAGCCCTCCCCATACCGCTGCTCCTCTTCCGGTGTT CTTACAAGAATAAGcgggagaagcagcagcagccggacACCCAGGAGGCCACCCACAGCTTACAGGCCACGTCCACCTCGGTGACTCGCTGCCCACTTCAGGTGTCTCCTTCTCCGGTTGCTGCAGAGCCTCATAATGtaacaatgaatatttaa
- the LOC118245443 gene encoding HEPACAM family member 2-like: MLALPLLVLLASARGGPAAGLALTARTLFPCYSADLKPASEVLVSASGCTVLFSVEPPAAGTTASWEYESGPRKAVIATYVPNKSAEISGIYEGRVSFNEMDFSLQMVLRWWDGGLYRFRSESEATGWFELRVVEPLSEPEILGNSLVEVGGDTKLFCNVLEGQVDLYWWKRNGELLMESNGLHFVHNNTLEIHRALMNDTGYYTCIVSNAVSQNETSFLLRVHSKWGFLPRAREWKAGKWPQNVHSGPIHWDNDKAFFIIILVFVCIGLLAGIFNWCRLRNIPDDDYE; encoded by the exons ATGCTCGCCCTTCCCCTCCTCGTCCTCCTGGCCTCCGCCAGGGGAGGCCCAGCGGCCGGCCTGGCCCTCACAG CCCGCACGCTCTTCCCGTGCTACTCTGCTGACCTCAAGCCGGCGTCCGAGGTCCTCGTCTCAGCCAGCGGCTGCACCGTGCTCTTCAGCGTCGAGCCGCCGGCAGCCGGCACAACGGCGTCCTGGGAGTACGAATCCGGCCCGCGCAAGGCGGTCATCGCCACGTACGTTCCCAACAAGTCGGCCGAGATCTCCGGCATCTACGAGGGCCGCGTGAGCTTCAACGAGATGGACTTCTCGCTGCAGATGGTGCTGCGGTGGTGGGACGGGGGGCTCTACCGCTTCCGCTCCGAGTCGGAGGCCACGGGCTGGTTCGAGCTGCGCGTGGTCG AGCCGCTCTCCGAGCCAGAAATCCTGGGCAACTCATTGGTGGAGGTGGGAGGCGACACCAAGCTTTTCTGCAACGTGCTGGAGGGGCAGGTGGACTTGTACTGGTGGAAGAGGAACGGGGAGCTGCTGATGGAGAGCAACGGCCTCCACTTCGTCCACAACAACACGCTGGAGATCCACCGAGCCTTGATGAACGACACCGGCTACTACACGTGCATAGTCAGCAACGCGGTCAGCCAGAACGAAACCTCCTTCCTGCTGCGCGTCCACAGTAAGTGGGGCTTCCTTCCTCGTGCACGGGAATGGAAAGCTGGGAAATGGCCCCAAAACGTTCACTCTGGCCCCATTCACTGGG acaatgaCAAGGCGTTTTTCATCATCATCCTGGTATTCGTTTGCATCGGCTTGCTGGCAG GGATCTTCAACTGGTGCAGGTTGAGGAACATCCCTGATGATGACTATGAGTAA